A window of the Miscanthus floridulus cultivar M001 chromosome 14, ASM1932011v1, whole genome shotgun sequence genome harbors these coding sequences:
- the LOC136503930 gene encoding large ribosomal subunit protein uL2x-like, which translates to MAIVASRELTALKEEVAEEATDAKKSTGSFKSAEGSKEVLIDPSSSEVSDQFYYKHYYGRRATLSISDIILLRRILEGAVVCNVEHHVSDCGAFSRPSRDYAIVISRNLDNDTWMGGAPYRRKAVMADGCL; encoded by the exons atggcaattgtcgcctccagggaactcaccgccctcaaagaggaggtcgccgaagaagcgaCCGACGCAAAGAAGTCAACTGGGTCATTcaaatcggcagagggctccaaggaggtcctcatagatcctagcagctctgagg tttctgaccagttctactataagcactactacggtcgccgcgccacgctctccatcagtgaTATCATACTGCTCCGCAGGATCCTTGAGGGCGCTGTCGtctgcaatgtcgagcaccatgtcagtgactgtggTGCCTTCTCTAGGccatctagggactatgccatcgtgatcagccgcaaccTTGACAACGACACATGGATGGGGGGTGCTCCCTACCGAAGAAAGGCTgtcatggctgatggatgtctctga